GAAGTGGATGAGTATATGAAAGTTGGGATTATAATGCAGAAAAATATTAAACTTAGTGTTTATGGGAAAGTTTATGTTGAGGCTTTGAAGGAGCATTTGAAATATACGGAAATTTTGTAAAATTTATAAAAATTATTTTGAGATATTATTGAAAAAACTGAAATAAAAAGAAATAAAAAAGACTGGATTAGAATTGTAAATTTTAGTACGGTTTTTTTTATAAAAAAAATTGATATAAATAAAAGTTATAACAAACCAAAAAATAAATATATTTTACAGAAATAATATATTTGTATATAATAATTTTATCAAAAATAATTAGAAATATTACTAGTGTAACAAATAGATAAAGGAGATAAATTATGAAAACGGCGATTATTGGATACCCTAGAATTGGGGAGAATAGAGAATTAAAATTTGCGATAGAAAAATATTGGAGAAATGAAATTACAGAGAATGAACTTTTGGAAATAGCGGAAAAGCTTAGAAAAGACCAGTGGTTAAAACAGAAGGAAGAAAAAATTTCATTTATTCCGGGAAATATATTTTCATTTTATGATGGAATACTGGATACAATAATTTTATTGAATGCGATTCCAAAACATTATAAAGATTTAGGATTGAATGAACTGAATACATATTTTGCAATTGCGAGAGGTTATCAAGGGGAAAAAGGAGATGTAAAAGCTCTTTCAATGAGAAAATGGTACAATACCAATTATCATTATATGGTTCCTGAACTAGATGATTATGCAGAGATTAAATTAAATGCAGATAAGATATTTAATGAACTTGAGGAAGCTAAAAAATTAAGAGTGAACACTCATCCGTCAGTAATTGGACCATTTACATTTTATAAATTGGCTAAAACAACTGGAAATAAAGAGAAAAAAGAATATTTAACTGATATTGTAAATGTTTATGTGGAATTGCTGAAAAAATGTAATGAAAAAAATATCGATTGGATTCAAATTGAAGAACCGCAATTAGTAACAGATCAGACAGAGGAAGATATAAAATTGTTTGAAGAAATTTATACAGAAATTTTGAAGAATAAGAAAGATGTAAAAGTATTGCTTCAAACATATTTTGGAGATGTGAGAGATTGCTACAAGACAATAACAAAACTTGATTTTGATGGGATAGGTCTTGATTTTGCTGAAGGAAGACAAACTGAGAAATTAATAACTGAAAAGGGATTTCCAAAAGATAAAATATTATTTGCAGGAATTGTAAATGGGAAAAATATTTGGAAATGTGACTATAAAAAAGTTTTAAATATATTGAATAATTTAAAAGGAAAAGTTGAAAATATAGTAATAACGACATCTTGTTCACTGCTTCATGTGCCTTATACTTTGAGAAATGAAAAAAAATTATCAGAAAATATATTAAGACATTTCTCGTTTGCTGAGGAAAAATTATCAGAATTAAAAGAGTTGGGAGAATTGAGTCAAGTTCTTTGGGAAAATTCGCTGGAAAAAGTACAGGAAAATGAATTTTATGTAAAAAACCAAAAAATTATAACTTCTGAAAAAGGAATGGAAGATAAGGAAGTTAGAGATACGGTTAAAAAATTGAAAGATAGTGATTTTGTAAGAGAGGGAGCAAGAAAGGAAAGACAGAAAATTCAAAGGGAAGAGTTGAATATTCCTTTACTTGCAACAACTACAATAGGTTCTTTTCCGCAAACAAAGGAAGTGAAGCTAAATAGAAGCAAATTTAGAAAAGGTGAAATTAGCAAAGAAGAATATGATAAAAATGTATTTAACTTTATAAAAGAATGTATAGAATTGCAGGAAAAAATTGGACTTGATGTGCTTGTGCATGGAGAGTATGAAAGAAATGACATGGTTGAATTTTTTGGAGAAAATCTGGCAGGATATGTATTTACAGAAAAAGCGTGGGTTCAGTCTTATGGAACAAGATGTGTAAAACCGCCAATAATTTTTGGAGATGTGAAAAGAACAAAGCCAATTTCAGTTCTATATTCAGAATATGCTCAAAAATTAACTGAAAAACCTGTTAAAGGAATGCTTACAGGGCCTGTAACAATACTAAACTGGTCATTTCCAAGAGAAGATATTTCATTAAGCGAAATGGCATTTCAAATTGGACTTGCCATACGAGAAGAAGTATTGGATTTAGAAAAAGCAGGAATAAAAATAATTCAGATAGATGAAGCCGCACTTAGGGAAAAATTGCCGTTAAGAAAAGAAGATTGGCATAAAGAATACCTTGATTGGGGATTGAAGGCATTTAGACTTTGCCATAGCGGAGTAAAAGTGGATACACAGATTCATACACATATGTGCTACAGCCAATTTGAAGATATAATAAAAGACATTGACAATATGGATGCTGATGTTATAACATTTGAAGCTTCAAGATCAAAATTGACAATTCTTGATTTCCTAAAAGAAAATAACTTTGAAACAGAGGTAGGTCCTGGAGTTTATGATATTCATTCTCCTAGAGTACCTTCAGTTGAAGAAATTGTAGCAGCTTTAGAAATAATGGTTAAAAAAATTGGAAAAGAAAAATTATGGGTAAATCCTGATTGCGGATTAAAGACAAGAGGAATTACAGAAACTGTAAAGAGTTTGGAAAATCTTGTTGAAGCTACAAAAATTGTGAAAAGTAGATTATAGAAATATTATTAAAAAAAATAAAAAATGCAATATAATAAATTTATAAATAAATAATAAATAAAGGAGCTGATAAATATGTGTACAATAAATGCACCTCATAGACATGACGTAGTAGGAAGCTTTTTAAGACCTGAAAGATTGAAAAAGGCTAGAAATGATTTTGAAAAAGGAAAAATTGACAAGGAAGAATTGACAAAAATTGAGAATGAAGAAATTAAAAAAATTGTGGATAAGCAAATTGAACTTGGATATACAAGTGTTACTGATGGAGAGTTTAGACGAAGTTACTGGCATTTGGATTTCTTCTGGGGATTTAATGGAATTGGACATATTCACGCTGATAAGGGATATGAATTTAATGGAGTTGTAACTCGTGATGATACTGCGATTGTTACTGGAAAAATTAGTGGGGAAAATCATCCGTTTGTAAAGCATTTTATATTTTTGCGAGATTTGGTAAAAGATAAAAAAGGTGTGGAAGCTAGATTTACGATACCAGCTCCAGCACAGTTTTATGCGGAATTAGTAAGGGAAGATAAGCATGTTGAGGCACTTCTTAAAGTTTATCCTGATTTTAAAGGATTAGAAGATGATATTGTAAATGCTTACAAAACAGTAATAAATGATTTGTATAATGAAGGGCTTAGAACTTTGCAGATTGATGACTGTACTTGGGGATGTCTTGTAGATGACAACTTTATTGCTTCATTTATTGAAAAAAGTGACAGGGATAAGGAAGTTATTAGGCGTGAATTTGCAGAAAGATTTTTAAATATAAATAATAGGGTATTTCAAAATAATCCAGAAGATTTGGTAATTAATACGCATGTTTGCCGTGGAAATTATGCTTCGACTTGGTTTGGACAAGGTGGATATGACAAAATTGCTGATGAACTTTTTGGAAAAGAAGATGTGAACGCTTATTATTTGGAATTTGATACCGAAAGAGCTGGAACTTTTGAATCACTTGCAAAAGTTTCTGGGGATAAAAAAGTTGTATTGGGGCTTATAACTTCTAAAAATCCGACTTTAGAGGAAAAAGAAACTGTAATCGCTCGTATAAAAGAGGCTTCAAAATATGTTCCGCTAGATAGACTTTATTTAAGTCCACAATGTGGATTTGCTTCAACAGAGGAGGGGAATCACCTTACAGAAGAACAGCAATGGGCAAAACTTAGATTTATCAAGGAAGTTGCTGATGAAGTGTGGGGGAA
This genomic stretch from Leptotrichia sp. oral taxon 218 harbors:
- the metE gene encoding 5-methyltetrahydropteroyltriglutamate--homocysteine S-methyltransferase, giving the protein MKTAIIGYPRIGENRELKFAIEKYWRNEITENELLEIAEKLRKDQWLKQKEEKISFIPGNIFSFYDGILDTIILLNAIPKHYKDLGLNELNTYFAIARGYQGEKGDVKALSMRKWYNTNYHYMVPELDDYAEIKLNADKIFNELEEAKKLRVNTHPSVIGPFTFYKLAKTTGNKEKKEYLTDIVNVYVELLKKCNEKNIDWIQIEEPQLVTDQTEEDIKLFEEIYTEILKNKKDVKVLLQTYFGDVRDCYKTITKLDFDGIGLDFAEGRQTEKLITEKGFPKDKILFAGIVNGKNIWKCDYKKVLNILNNLKGKVENIVITTSCSLLHVPYTLRNEKKLSENILRHFSFAEEKLSELKELGELSQVLWENSLEKVQENEFYVKNQKIITSEKGMEDKEVRDTVKKLKDSDFVREGARKERQKIQREELNIPLLATTTIGSFPQTKEVKLNRSKFRKGEISKEEYDKNVFNFIKECIELQEKIGLDVLVHGEYERNDMVEFFGENLAGYVFTEKAWVQSYGTRCVKPPIIFGDVKRTKPISVLYSEYAQKLTEKPVKGMLTGPVTILNWSFPREDISLSEMAFQIGLAIREEVLDLEKAGIKIIQIDEAALREKLPLRKEDWHKEYLDWGLKAFRLCHSGVKVDTQIHTHMCYSQFEDIIKDIDNMDADVITFEASRSKLTILDFLKENNFETEVGPGVYDIHSPRVPSVEEIVAALEIMVKKIGKEKLWVNPDCGLKTRGITETVKSLENLVEATKIVKSRL
- a CDS encoding 5-methyltetrahydropteroyltriglutamate--homocysteine S-methyltransferase; protein product: MCTINAPHRHDVVGSFLRPERLKKARNDFEKGKIDKEELTKIENEEIKKIVDKQIELGYTSVTDGEFRRSYWHLDFFWGFNGIGHIHADKGYEFNGVVTRDDTAIVTGKISGENHPFVKHFIFLRDLVKDKKGVEARFTIPAPAQFYAELVREDKHVEALLKVYPDFKGLEDDIVNAYKTVINDLYNEGLRTLQIDDCTWGCLVDDNFIASFIEKSDRDKEVIRREFAERFLNINNRVFQNNPEDLVINTHVCRGNYASTWFGQGGYDKIADELFGKEDVNAYYLEFDTERAGTFESLAKVSGDKKVVLGLITSKNPTLEEKETVIARIKEASKYVPLDRLYLSPQCGFASTEEGNHLTEEQQWAKLRFIKEVADEVWGKN